A genomic window from Candidatus Binataceae bacterium includes:
- a CDS encoding molybdopterin-dependent oxidoreductase — protein MAEEWLKTACILCSVNCGIEVKVEDRHITRVRGDRASAASLGYACEKAQRLDFYQNGRDRLTAPLRRRADGSFEEIDWETAIREVAAGFARVRDTWGGASIFYYGGGGQGNHLVGSYGASTRRALGMVYSSNALAQEKTGEFWVEHVMFGTGVRGSFEQAEVAVFVGKNPWQSHGFQRARPILRDMAADPKRALVVIDPRRTETAEMADYHLRVRPGTDAFCLAALLAVLVQEDLINHDFIHERAENSADLLAALTEVPVSEYCSRAGLSEELVREVARRIARAASVSLYEDLGIEQAPHSTLNSYLEKLIFSLTGNLGKAGAMNAGTTLTGLFNGSLSSATSPVGGHRIIGGMIPANVIPDEILTDHPQRFRAMLVEAENPAHSVADSARMRQALHSLEFLVVIDVALSETAREAHYVLPSCSQYEKWEATFFGSPFTTETEFANTFTLRAPILEALPGTLPEGEIHRRLVRALGAMTDDDVAPLRAAAAKGREVFATELMRVVSERPRLAAVMTALLYETLGPTLGAGAENAASVWGIAHEFARRYPESVRRAGIRGQDDELGEALFDAILKNRSGVVVSVDPFVETWRRIHKGKINLTIPELLPELRSLRDERQSAHPDFPFVLSAGQRRSSTANTIIRDPKWRPKDPEGALWMNPDDASHLGVKSGGRVRVITKRGSAETMVEVTDSMLPGHVSLPNGTGLWYPDREGQEFQNGVAPNDLTTTEDRDWFAGTPFHKHVRARIEAIAS, from the coding sequence ATGGCTGAGGAATGGCTCAAGACGGCATGCATCCTGTGCTCGGTCAATTGCGGAATCGAAGTGAAGGTCGAAGACCGCCACATCACGCGCGTGCGCGGCGATCGCGCATCCGCCGCATCACTTGGCTACGCATGCGAGAAGGCGCAGCGTCTCGACTTTTACCAGAACGGACGGGACCGCCTCACGGCTCCGCTGCGCCGCAGGGCTGACGGAAGCTTTGAGGAGATCGATTGGGAGACCGCGATTCGCGAAGTCGCGGCGGGCTTCGCCAGGGTGCGCGACACCTGGGGCGGCGCGAGCATCTTCTATTATGGGGGCGGCGGCCAGGGGAACCATCTGGTGGGCAGCTATGGCGCGTCGACCCGCCGCGCCCTGGGGATGGTGTACTCCTCAAACGCGCTGGCGCAGGAAAAAACCGGCGAGTTCTGGGTTGAGCATGTGATGTTCGGCACGGGCGTGCGCGGGAGCTTTGAGCAGGCCGAGGTGGCGGTGTTCGTCGGCAAGAATCCCTGGCAGTCGCACGGCTTTCAGCGCGCACGGCCGATCCTTCGCGATATGGCGGCTGACCCGAAGCGCGCGCTGGTAGTGATCGATCCCCGGCGCACGGAGACGGCGGAGATGGCCGACTATCATCTTCGGGTGCGACCGGGCACCGATGCTTTCTGCCTTGCAGCGCTTCTGGCGGTGCTGGTCCAGGAGGACCTGATCAATCATGATTTCATCCATGAGCGGGCCGAAAATAGCGCGGACCTCTTGGCCGCGCTGACGGAGGTTCCGGTCTCCGAGTATTGCAGCCGCGCAGGTCTGAGCGAGGAACTGGTGCGCGAGGTAGCGCGGCGGATCGCGCGCGCCGCGAGCGTTTCGCTATACGAAGACCTCGGAATCGAGCAGGCACCTCACAGCACTCTCAACTCCTACCTGGAAAAGCTTATCTTTTCCTTGACTGGCAACCTGGGAAAGGCCGGCGCCATGAACGCGGGAACGACCCTAACCGGCCTCTTCAACGGCAGCCTGTCATCTGCCACCAGCCCGGTCGGCGGCCACCGAATCATCGGCGGGATGATTCCAGCGAACGTGATTCCCGACGAGATTCTGACTGACCATCCCCAACGCTTCCGCGCAATGCTGGTGGAAGCGGAGAATCCGGCGCATTCGGTCGCCGACAGTGCGAGAATGAGACAAGCGCTGCACTCGCTCGAATTTCTGGTGGTCATCGACGTCGCGCTCAGCGAGACCGCGCGTGAAGCGCACTACGTGCTTCCCTCATGCTCGCAGTACGAGAAGTGGGAAGCGACCTTTTTTGGTTCTCCGTTCACCACCGAAACCGAGTTCGCGAACACCTTCACGCTGCGAGCGCCGATTCTCGAGGCGCTGCCCGGAACCCTGCCCGAGGGAGAAATCCATCGGCGACTGGTACGAGCTTTAGGCGCGATGACGGATGACGACGTCGCGCCGCTGCGGGCGGCCGCGGCCAAGGGACGCGAAGTCTTTGCGACCGAGTTGATGCGGGTGGTTTCCGAGCGCCCGCGACTGGCAGCGGTGATGACGGCGCTCCTGTACGAGACTCTCGGCCCCACGCTGGGGGCCGGAGCCGAGAATGCGGCATCGGTGTGGGGAATTGCGCATGAGTTTGCCCGCCGCTATCCGGAGTCGGTGCGACGCGCGGGCATCCGCGGCCAGGATGACGAACTCGGAGAAGCGCTGTTTGACGCGATTCTGAAAAACCGCTCGGGAGTAGTCGTCAGCGTCGATCCGTTCGTCGAAACGTGGCGCCGGATCCACAAGGGCAAGATCAATCTCACGATTCCGGAGTTGCTCCCGGAGCTTCGGTCGCTGCGCGACGAGCGTCAGTCAGCCCATCCGGACTTCCCGTTCGTGCTGTCAGCCGGCCAGCGCCGCTCGTCGACCGCCAACACCATAATTCGCGATCCCAAGTGGCGGCCGAAAGATCCCGAGGGCGCGCTGTGGATGAATCCCGACGACGCCTCGCATCTCGGAGTGAAGAGTGGTGGACGCGTGCGTGTCATTACCAAGCGCGGCAGCGCAGAGACCATGGTCGAAGTAACGGATAGCATGCTGCCCGGACATGTCTCGCTGCCGAACGGAACCGGACTTTGGTATCCGGATCGCGAAGGACAGGAGTTCCAGAACGGCGTCGCACCCAATGATCTTACGACGACCGAGGATCGCGATTGGTTTGCCGGAACGCCATTTCACAAGCATGTGCGGGCGCGGATCGAGGCGATCGCGAGTTAA